One Formosa sp. Hel3_A1_48 genomic window, GCTCTTTATTATTTTTATTTTGTAAAACAATTTCTCCTAAGAATCCTGCTACAAAAAACTGTGTTCCAATAACCATGGTGGTGAGTGCAATAAAAAATTCAGGGCGCTCAGCAATAAGTCTTCCGGTTGGATTGAAGTACAATTTATCTAAACCTAAATAAAAAGCAAATCCAAAGCCAATAATAAACATTAATACGCCAAGTAGTCCAAAAAAGTGCATGGGGCGCTTGGCAAACCTAGAAACAAACCAAATTGTAATCAAATCTAAAAATCCATTTATAAATCGTTCCATACCAAATTTTGTTTTTCCATGTTTTCTTGCTTGATGCGCTACGGGTTTTTCAATAATATTCTTAAAGCCAGCATTGACCGCCAAAACAGGGATATAGCGGTGCATTTCTCCATACACCTCAATGCTCTTTACAACGTCTTTTTTATAGGCTTTTAGCCCACAATTGAAATCATGTAGTTTAAGTCCCGAAATTTT contains:
- a CDS encoding glycosyltransferase family 2 protein, coding for MDISVVIPLLDEQDSLVELHDWIAQVMQSNRLTYELIFIDDGSRDDSWSIIKKLNTKNPSVSGICFAKNFGKSQALHAGFEKAKGDVVITMDADLQDSPDEIPELFRLIKEENLDIVSGWKKKRYDAYFTKNLPSKLFNWAARKISGLKLHDFNCGLKAYKKDVVKSIEVYGEMHRYIPVLAVNAGFKNIIEKPVAHQARKHGKTKFGMERFINGFLDLITIWFVSRFAKRPMHFFGLLGVLMFIIGFGFAFYLGLDKLYFNPTGRLIAERPEFFIALTTMVIGTQFFVAGFLGEIVLQNKNNKERYRITDQTKP